From the Saccharomyces paradoxus chromosome XIV, complete sequence genome, one window contains:
- the HEF3 gene encoding translation elongation factor EF-3 (Translational elongation factor EF-3~similar to YNL014W), which translates to MSDSQQSITVLEELFRKLEVATSETRDGISSELSSFLNGNIIEHDVPEVFFDAFQKAIQSKQKALNTLGAVAYIANETNLSPSVEPYIVATVPAVCSKAGSKDNDVQLAATKALKAIANAVNPVAVKAFLPHLIHSLETTNKWKEKVAILEVISALVDAAKEQIALRMPELIPVLSESMWDTKKEVKEAATATITKATETVDNKDIERFIPKLIECIANPNEVPETVHLLGATTFVAEVTPATLSIMVPLLGRGLAERETSIKRKSAVIIDNMCKLVEDPQVVAPFLGKLLPGLKNNFATIADPEAREVTLKALKTLRRVGNIGEDDVLPEVSHAGDVSTTLGVLMELLELLKPEKVAPRFAIVVEYIAAIAANLIDERIIDQQTWFTHVTPYMTIFLHEKTAKEILDDFRKRAVDNIPVGPNFQDEEDEGEDLCNCEFSLAYGAKILLNKTQLRLKRGRRYGLCGPNGAGKSTLMRSIANGQVDGFPTQDECRTVYVEHDIDNTHSDMSVLDFVYAGNVGTKDAITSKLKEFGFSDEMIEMPIASLSGGWKMKLALARAVLKNADILLLDEPTNHLDTVNVQWLVNYLNTCGITSVIVSHDSGFLDNVCQYIIHYEGLKLRKYKGNLSDFVQKCPTAQSYYELGASDLEFQFPAPGYLEGVKTKQKAIVKVSNMTFQYPGTTNPQVSDVTFQCSLSSRIAVIGPNGAGKSTLINVLTGELLPTSGEVYTHENCRIAYIKQHAFAHIESHLDKTPSEYIQWRFQTGEDRETMDRANRQINENDAEAMNKIFKIEGTPRRIAGIHSRRKFKNTYEYECSFLLGENIGMKSERWVPMMSVDNAWLPRGELVESHSKMVAEVDMKEALASGQFRALTRKEIESHCAMLGLDAELVSHSRIRGLSGGQKVKLVLAACTWQRPHLIVLDEPTNYLDRDSLGALSKALKAFEGGVIIITHSAEFTKNLTDEVWAVKDGKMTPSGHNWVVGQGAGPRIEKKDDEGDKFDAMGNKINSGKKKSKLSSAELRKKKKERMKKKKEMGDEYVSSDEDL; encoded by the coding sequence ATGTCAGATTCACAACAATCGATCACTGTGCTAGAAGAGCTTTTCCGAAAGTTGGAAGTTGCTACTTCTGAAACGAGAGACGGTATTTCTTCAGAGCTTTCATCATTCTTAAACGGAAATATCATCGAGCATGACGTTCcagaagttttttttgatgcATTTCAGAAAGCTATTCAGAGTAAACAAAAGGCGCTTAACACGTTAGGTGCCGTTGCTTATATAGCAAATGAAACTAACCTATCGCCCTCTGTGGAGCCATATATAGTTGCGACGGTTCCTGCTGTATGCAGCAAAGCGGGTAGCAAAGACAATGATGTTCAACTTGCAGCAACAAAGGCCCTCAAAGCCATCGCTAATGCTGTTAACCCGGTCGCTGTTAAGGCATTCTTGCCTCATTTGATTCATTCGCTGGAAACTACCAACAagtggaaagaaaaagttgcTATTCTCGAAGTAATTTCGGCGTTGGTAGATGCCGCTAAAGAGCAGATTGCCCTAAGAATGCCAGAACTAATTCCTGTTCTTTCTGAATCTATGTGGGACAccaagaaagaagtaaagGAGGCAGCGACGGCAACCATCACAAAGGCGACTGAAACTGTTGATAACAAGGATATTGAGAGATTCATTCCAAAATTGATCGAATGTATTGCAAACCCAAACGAAGTGCCTGAAACAGTTCATCTCTTGGGTGCAACTACTTTTGTAGCTGAAGTAACCCCAGCAACTTTGTCTATTATGGTTCCCTTATTGGGCAGAGGCTTAGCTGAGAGAGAAACCTCTATAAAACGTAAATCTGctgttattattgataaCATGTGCAAATTGGTTGAAGACCCGCAAGTTGTTGCCCCCTTCTTAGGTAAACTACTACCAGGGCTGAAGAATAATTTTGCTACCATTGCTGATCCTGAAGCACGTGAAGTTACACTAAAAGCTTTAAAAACCTTGAGACGTGTGGGTAATATTGGAGAGGATGATGTGTTACCAGAAGTATCGCATGCTGGCGATGTTTCTACAACTCTAGGCGTCCTCATGGAGTTGTTGGAGTTGTTGAAGCCTGAAAAGGTCGCCCCAAGGTTCGCCATCGTTGTTGAATACATAGCTGCGATTGCCGCAAATTTAATTGATGAAAGGATTATTGATCAGCAGACTTGGTTCACACATGTTACACCTTATATGACTATATTTTTACATGAGAAAACTGCAAAGGAAATACTAGACGATTTCAGGAAAAGGGCCGTAGACAATATTCCAGTTGGaccaaattttcaagatgaagaggatgaaggTGAAGATTTGTGTAACTGTGAATTTTCCTTGGCATATGGTGCCAAAATTCTGCTAAACAAGACTCAATTGAGGTTGAAGCGAGGTAGAAGATATGGTCTATGTGGCCCAAATGGTGCCGGAAAATCTACTCTAATGCGATCTATTGCTAATGGCCAGGTCGACGGCTTCCCCACTCAAGATGAATGTCGCACTGTTTATGTGGAACACGATATTGACAACACCCATTCTGACATGTCTGTTTTAGATTTTGTATACGCTGGTAATGTAGGGACCAAGGATGCTATTACctcaaaattgaaagagTTTGGGTTCAGCGATGAAATGATAGAAATGCCGATTGCATCTTTATCTGGAGgttggaaaatgaaactaGCTTTGGCGAGGGCTGTTCTGAAAAATGCAGACATTTTGCTATTGGATGAACCAACAAACCATCTGGATACTGTCAATGTGCAGTGGCTGGTAAATTACTTGAATACTTGCGGGATTACATCAGTGATTGTCTCTCACGATTCCGGTTTCCTAGATAATGTTTGTCAATACATCATACATTATGAAGGTCTTAAATTAAGAAAGTACAAGGGTAATCTATCAgattttgttcaaaaatgtCCTACGGCACAATCATATTACGAATTAGGAGCTTCTGACCTTGAGTTTCAATTCCCAGCTCCTGGTTATCTAGAAGGTGTCAAAACAAAGCAAAAAGCAATAGTCAAAGTAAGCAATATGACCTTTCAATACCCGGGAACAACTAACCCACAAGTCTCGGATGTTACTTTTCAGTGTTCTCTATCTTCAAGGATTGCAGTTATTGGACCTAATGGAGCTGGTAAGTCCACTTTAATTAATGTTCTTACTGGTGAACTATTACCAACCAGTGGTGAAGTATATACACACGAAAATTGTCGTATAGCCTATATTAAGCAGCACGCTTTTGCACACATTGAATCACATCTGGACAAGACTCCCTCCGAATATATTCAATGGAGGTTCCAAACTGGTGAGGATAGGGAGACAATGGATAGAGCGAACAGacaaataaatgaaaacgaTGCAGAAGCCATGaataaaatctttaaaATTGAGGGGACTCCAAGAAGGATCGCGGGAATCCATTCAAGAAGGAAATTCAAGAACACATATGAGTACGAATGCTCGTTTTTGTTAGGTGAGAATATTGGTATGAAATCTGAAAGATGGGTCCCAATGATGTCTGTCGACAATGCTTGGTTACCAAGGGGCGAATTGGTTGAATCCCACTCTAAGATGGTTGCTGAAGTTGATATGAAGGAAGCCTTAGCATCTGGTCAATTTAGAGCtttaacaagaaaagagattGAATCTCATTGTGCTATGTTAGGTTTAGATGCAGAACTAGTCTCACATTCAAGAATTAGAGGTTTATCAGGTGGACAAAAGGTTAAATTGGTGCTTGCTGCCTGCACGTGGCAAAGACCGCACTTGATTGTTTTAGATGAGCCTACGAATTACTTGGACAGGGATTCATTGGGTGCCCTTTCAAAAGCATTAAAAGCTTTTGAAGGTGGtgtcattatcattacGCATTCGGCAGAATTCACAAAGAATTTGACTGACGAGGTTTGGGCGGTCAAGGATGGTAAGATGACTCCCTCTGGTCATAATTGGGTGGTAGGACAAGGTGCTGGACCAAGaatagagaaaaaagatgatgaaggtGACAAGTTTGATGCGATGGGCAACAAAATTAACAgtgggaagaaaaaaagcaagCTTTCTTCTGCAGAattgagaaagaagaagaaggagagaatgaagaagaagaaggagatGGGCGATGAATACGTTTCTTCCGATGAAGATTTATAA
- a CDS encoding uncharacterized protein (similar to YNL018C), giving the protein MPTSFQEFKAFCNKVGLDFQWLNLQSSKSVPENNPAESLPTVNEIEQENLRPATEPLKAEQPKDSAGNFFYDFKNAQIWSVHKQSNQGHSATVPCSKQVSENIPEAATNKTARTNHENVTIGNTSLPTYSAVHQEENTAITTSYSLSYSSSESCNIITSSSSHNRAMIPSSPVQGNNTAISPTTACTSANNESVPSLASSVSTSSSVYSPWNPPGSPHLSSFPEGIFTSLNPEVTCFDFCRTKDSRTKEKNESTIPTDIFFPVNTIDHQKHDPGRESEENVCPPAPCVQDVSCGTRSAATFTESNCTVTTAVPSYIQRYLDKPQNWFESTMGKYCPLFLRGTKNIDYDSPEFKFERKMIAVQYLLLDEHSEPRKYYNPSNKTVPFWKRPFNFDTLPSYDQLLDEAEDRFYSYQYRYEGFQRIEPYSIFCPWENTQREIDLVLDHIHYSLDIGKKKSLNRKGNITLDTLDSEVDRNAQIKPYHFFPSNNLVYEGLPHAAEQSLIVSPDTSLVERAFQALVNICKESIPSSDDFPTRNHNSAPQLAQPEPSKPCRLLLIRESRTATESETNKKFWLYPKRKDTEVTVPMPPPQRETKSLLQKWFPTFVRQ; this is encoded by the coding sequence ATGCCCACATCCTTCCAGGAGTTCAAGGCTTTCTGTAACAAGGTTGGCCTAGACTTTCAATGGCTTAATTTACAGTCCTCCAAATCTGTTCCGGAAAACAACCCCGCTGAAAGCCTCCCAACTgtcaatgaaattgaacaagaaaacctCAGACCAGCTACTGAGCCACTCAAAGCTGAGCAGCCCAAGGATTCTGCCggcaactttttttatgattTCAAGAACGCTCAAATCTGGAGCGTGCATAAGCAGAGCAATCAGGGCCATTCTGCTACCGTGCCTTGTTCCAAACAAGTATCAGAAAACATACCTGAGGCAGCGACAAACAAGACAGCCCGTACCAATCACGAGAATGTCACCATAGGAAATACATCACTACCAACATATTCTGCTGTGCATCAGGAGGAAAACACCGCTATAACAACCTCCTACTCTTTATCCTATTCTTCAAGCGAGAGCTGCAACATAATTacttcctcctcctcccACAACCGTGCCATGATTCCATCTTCTCCCGTGCAGGGAAACAACACAGCTATATCGCCCACAACAGCCTGTACATCAGCCAACAACGAATCAGTACCCTCACTAGCCTCATCTGTTAGCACCTCCTCATCTGTTTATTCGCCGTGGAATCCTCCAGGTTCTCCCCATTTATCGTCATTTCCAGAAGGTATTTTTACTTCACTTAATCCAGAAGTCACCTGCTTTGATTTCTGCCGCACCAAGGACTCCAGgacaaaagagaagaatgaATCTACGATTCCAactgacattttttttccagtaAATACCATTGACCACCAGAAACATGACCCAGGTCGAGAATCAGAGGAAAATGTCTGTCCTCCCGCTCCATGCGTTCAGGATGTAAGCTGCGGTACCCGCTCTGCAGCGACATTCACCGAGTCCAACTGCACGGTGACTACCGCAGTCCCTTCGTACATTCAAAGGTACCTCGACAAGCCTCAGAACTGGTTTGAAAGCACCATGGGAAAATACTGTCCACTCTTCCTAAGAGGTACAAAGAACATTGATTACGATTCACCCGAATTCAAGTTTGAGCGCAAGATGATTGCTGTTCAATACCTGCTTTTAGACGAACACTCCGAGCCCAGAAAATACTACAACCCATCAAATAAAACTGTTCCGTTCTGGAAAAGGCCCTTCAACTTCGATACATTGCCCAGCTATGACCAGCTTTTGGATGAAGCAGAGGACCGCTTCTATTCATACCAATACAGATACGAAGGCTTCCAGAGAATAGAACCTTACTCCATTTTTTGTCCCTGGGAAAACACACAAAGGGAAATAGACCTAGTCCTCGATCACATCCACTACTCCCTCGATATTGGCAAGAAAAAGTCTCTAAACCGAAAGGGAAACATAACTCTCGATACCTTGGACAGTGAAGTCGATCGCAACGCTCAGATCAAGCCGTACCACTTTTTTCCGTCTAACAACCTGGTATACGAAGGCCTTCCGCATGCTGCCGAACAATCCTTAATCGTGAGTCCTGACACCTCGCTTGTCGAGAGGGCGTTTCAGGCACTGGTAAATATCTGCAAGGAATCTATCCCATCTTCCGATGACTTCCCTACCCGCAATCATAACAGCGCACCCCAGCTTGCCCAGCCAGAGCCATCTAAGCCATGTCGGCTGCTACTTATTCGTGAGTCTCGCACAGCGACAGAATCAGAAACTAATAAAAAGTTTTGGCTCTatccaaaaagaaaggatACCGAGGTAACCGTGCCAATGCCTCCTCCTCAACGCGAAACAAAAAGTCTATTACAAAAATGGTTTCCAACTTTTGTGCGTCAATGA
- the PUB1 gene encoding Pub1p (Poly (A)+ RNA-binding protein~similar to YNL016W): MSENNEEQHQQQQQQPVAVETPSVVEAPTSADPSSEQSVAGEGNSEQVEDDQGENDPSVVPANAITGGRETSDRVLYVGNLDKAITEDILKQYFQVGGPIANIKIMIDKNNKNVNYAFVEYHQSHDANIALQTLNGKQIENNIVKINWAFQSQQSSSDDTFNLFVGDLNVNVDDETLRNAFKDFPSYLSGHVMWDMQTGSSRGYGFVSFTSQDDAQNAMDSMQGQDLNGRPLRINWAAKRDNNNNNNNYPQRRNYGNNNRGGFRQYNNNNNNNMNMGLNMNMNMNMNNSRGMPPSSMGMPIAAMPLPSQGQPQQSQTIGLPPQVNPQAVDHIIRSAPPRVTTAYIGNIPHFATEADLIPLFQNFGFILDFKHYPEKGCCFIKYDTHEQAAVCIVALANFPFQGRNLRTGWGKERSNFMPQQQQQQGGQPLIMSDQQQPVMSEQQQQQQQQQQQQQ, translated from the coding sequence ATGTCTGAAAATAACGAAGAACaacatcaacaacaacaacagcaacctGTTGCTGTCGAAACTCCTTCAGTAGTTGAAGCTCCAACATCAGCTGATCCTTCCTCCGAACAAAGCGTCGCTGGTGAAGGTAACTCTGAACAAGTTGAAGACGATCAAGGTGAGAATGATCCTTCCGTAGTTCCTGCTAATGCTATTACCGGTGGTAGGGAAACTTCTGATAGAGTTTTATATGTTGGTAACCTAGACAAGGCTATTACCGAAGACATTTTGAAGCAATATTTTCAAGTCGGCGGACCAATTGctaatatcaaaatcatgattgataaaaataataagaatGTCAATTACGCTTTTGTTGAATACCATCAATCTCACGATGCCAACATTGCCTTACAAACATTGAACGGCAAACAAATTGAGAATAACATTGTTAAAATCAACTGGGCCTTCCAATCCCAGCAGAGCTCCTCCGATGATACATTTAACTTATTTGTTGGTGACTTGAACGTTAATGTTGACGACGAAACTTTAAGGAATGCCTTCAAAGACTTCCCATCCTACTTGAGTGGTCATGTCATGTGGGACATGCAAACTGGTAGTTCAAGAGGTTACGGTTTTGTTTCCTTTACTTCTCAAGACGATGCGCAGAACGCCATGGACAGTATGCAAGGTCAAGATTTGAACGGCAGACCGCTAAGAATCAACTGGGCTGCTAAGCGtgataacaacaataataataataattacCCACAGCGTCGTAACTACGGTAACAATAATCGTGGTGGTTTCCGTCaatataacaataacaacaataacaacatGAATATGGGTTTGAATATGAACATGAACATGAATATGAACAATAGCAGAGGCATGCCACCAAGTTCAATGGGAATGCCAATTGCTGCCATGCCATTGCCATCCCAAGGCCAACCCCAACAATCCCAGACTATTGGTTTACCACCTCAAGTGAATCCTCAAGCGGTTGACCACATCATTAGAAGTGCCCCACCAAGAGTTACTACTGCTTATATCGGTAATATTCCACACTTTGCCACTGAAGCTGATCTAATTCCGTTGTTCCAGAACTTCGGTTTTATTTTAGATTTCAAGCACTATCCAGAAAAGGGCTGTTGTTTCATAAAGTATGACACTCATGAACAAGCTGCTGTCTGTATTGTGGCCTTAGCCAACTTCCCATTCCAAGGTAGGAACTTGAGAACTGGTTGGGGCAAGGAAAGATCAAACTTTATGCcacagcaacaacagcaacaggGTGGCCAGCCACTTATAATGAGTGACCAACAACAACCAGTTATGTCTgagcaacaacagcaacagcaacaacagcaacaacaacaacaataa
- the PBI2 gene encoding Pbi2p (Cytosolic inhibitor of vacuolar proteinase B (PRB1)~similar to YNL015W): MTKNFIVTLKKNTPDVEAKKFLDSVHHAGGSIVHEFDIIKGYTIKVPDVLHLNKLKEKHNDVIENVEEDKEVHAN; encoded by the coding sequence ATGACAAAGAATTTCATCGtcactttgaaaaagaacactCCAGACGTGGAAgctaaaaaatttttggattcaGTCCATCACGCAGGAGGCTCTATAGTACACGAATTTGATATCATCAAAGGGTACACCATCAAGGTACCAGATGTTCTCCACTTGAACAAGTTAAAGGAAAAGCACAACGATGTCATCGAGAACGTCgaagaagacaaagaagTTCATGCTAATTGA
- the SPO1 gene encoding putative carboxylic ester hydrolase (Meiosis-specific prospore protein~similar to YNL012W): MQKLLIVFSVLLTLVLATAPFQVQCPSSPLIREAKHELCPEETLYLKKKEIRTKNKLIGFLKSLTEAKFNSKFYKRVMKDPPKLGIAISGGGYRSMLIGTGFISQMNDYGLFEYSDYIAGLSGGSWILMDLVVQNFEVNSLLQEWDLEEDLLLGIPEFDISEEEIVTNAKKEYKDSDMGIKKRHESTQVTSFSNFYEQIEVVTNSIEEIPEDCMMTKRNLNPLTRLKRIFFPNNTFTETDAKIETFKTVLDFYKNLHLKIKPKKMEGFQISFTDYWGKAIVQRLKKNFDGDPNHTFSFSKLVHSSKKFSECSVPIPIFVANCKNGLLSNVIFEFTPFEFGSWENILRLFVKLPYLGSKIVSGKAIKCINNFDDLGFITATSSSIFNNVLIFIWNLASQSSREAMKALNMVMGIFGLGKEEIFSISKDSSRLETDYAVYQPNPFYLYPERDNVLTNRNHLYLVDGGEDGENIPLRTLVIPERELDVIFVLDSSSDIDNYPNGSKLKKIFEKLDEENIHYQFPNNIKTFTRPVVIGCNATKRSGHDSFLPIIVYHANAYHGNASNTSTFKITYNQSEVDSMLLTGREVFSNDHDIYYKNCLGCILTKRTMDRLPRKKKFSPFCLQCFKDYCYS; encoded by the exons ATGCAGAAACTCCTCATTGTATTCTCTGTGTTATTAACATTAGTTCTAGCGACGGCACCATTTCAGGTACAATGTCCTAGCTCTCCACTTATTAGGGAGGCGAAA CATGAACTCTGCCCCGAAGAAACCTTGtatctgaagaagaaagaaattagaACGAAGAATAAACTGATTGGGTTTTTAAAATCCTTGACAGAAGCAAAGTTCAATTCGAAGTTTTATAAACGTGTGATGAAAGATCCTCCAAAACTTGGAATTGCCATATCAGGCGGCGGTTATAGGTCGATGCTAATAGGCACCGGATTCATTTCCCAAATGAACGACTATGGCCTGTTTGAGTATTCAGATTATATTGCTGGGTTATCAGGTGGAAGCTGGATCTTGATGGATTTGGTGGTGCAGAATTTTGAAGTAAACTCCCTACTACAAGAATGGGACCTTGAAGAGGATCTTTTATTAGGTATTCCAGAATTCGATATTTCCGAAGAAGAGATTGTTACCAATGCAAAAAAGGAGTATAAGGATAGTGATATGGGGATAAAAAAACGTCACGAAAGTACTCAGGTTACAAGCTTTTCAAACTTTTATGAGCAAATAGAGGTGGTCACGAATtctattgaagaaattccaGAAGACTGTATGATGACGAAGAGAAACTTGAATCCATTAACAAGACtcaaaagaatattttttccaaacAACACGTTCACTGAAACTGATGCGAAGATCGAAACCTTTAAAACAGTGCTTgatttttacaaaaatttgCATTTGAAAATTAAGCCTAAAAAAATGGAGGGTTTCCAGATATCATTTACCGATTATTGGGGTAAAGCGATTGTTCAaaggttgaaaaaaaattttgatggCGATCCCAACCATactttttcgttttcaaaacttgtACACTCGTCTAAAAAATTTAGTGAATGCAGTGTACCGATTCCGATATTTGTTGCAAATTGCAAAAACGGGCTTCTTTCAAACGTTATCTTTGAATTCACGCCCTTTGAATTTGGGTCTTGGGAAAATATTCTCAGACTTTTTGTCAAATTGCCATACTTAGGTTCAAAGATTGTTTCTGGAAAGGCCATAAAATGTATTAATAACTTTGACGATTTAGGTTTTATTACTGcaacatcttcttcaatatttaACAATGTGCTAATTTTCATCTGGAATCTGGCTTCTCAGTCCTCAAGAGAAGCGATGAAGGCGTTAAATATGGTCATGGGAATTTTTGGCTTAGGAAAAGAGGAAATATTTAGCATTTCAAAAGATTCCTCGAGGTTAGAAACGGACTATGCCGTATATCAACCTAATCCCTTTTATCTTTATCCTGAAAGAGACAATGTTTTAACTAATAGAAATCATTTGTACCTTGTAGACGGTGGTGAAGACGGCGAAAATATTCCACTTAGAACATTAGTTATCCCTGAGAGGGAATTAGACGTGATTTTTGTCCTGGATTCCAGTTCGGATATTGATAACTATCCCAATGGCTCCAAGTTAAAGAAGATATTCGAAAAATTAGATGAGGAGAACATTCATTACCAATTTCCCAACAATATAAAGACATTCACTCGTCCCGTTGTTATAGGATGCAATGCCACCAAAAGATCCGGACATGATTCATTTTTGCCTATTATAGTTTATCATGCCAACGCGTATCATGGAAACGCGTCTAATACGTCGACATTCAAAATAACTTATAATCAGTCAGAAGTTGATAGTATGTTACTCACTGGAAGGGAAGTGTTTAGCAATGACCATGACAtttattataaaaattGCCTAGGTTGTATATTAACCAAGAGAACAATGGACAGGCTCcctagaaaaaaaaaattttcgccATTTTGCTTACAATGTTTTAAAGACTACTGTTACTCATAA
- a CDS encoding uncharacterized protein (similar to YNL011C), producing MNVVVCSGGTATNSLTPCFSNISTLKGHELTYILPISDNGGSTSEILRIVGGPAIGDIRSRIVRLLQDEQLVELFGHRLPDDKLQAKKEWNEIVEGSHPIWKNISVEVKEMCRSFIIHMQAELLKKIKHSNPFQFERASIGNFFLTGARLFLGSLDASIELMMRIGRCSPLVHVIPCINTNHTHHISALLTNGEMITGQSQISHPSKSLPEDNGIAHSAKFIHLLGSYDDHLKILLDGEEEEEEEEAEEEYANPIYILPELKNSQLHFDKLDESQNLPAPVHRILYINPYGEEIKPMGNPRAISKVKRADMVVYSIGSLMTSLLPILILGNLAEVILESNNTKKVLLINNKYDREVFGLDGLHYVQMIIDSMSRAIAGYRQSKGIYSENGSFEWQDFITDVIYLKNGEIKIDETIFKKHNIRCHQIASSDKMESEELEKVLNEIGLKN from the coding sequence ATGAACGTTGTTGTATGCTCTGGTGGGACTGCCACAAATTCACTAACTCCTTGCTTTTCGAATATTTCTACCTTAAAAGGGCATGAGCTGACGTATATTTTGCCAATATCGGATAATGGTGGGTCCACAAGTGAGATTCTACGAATAGTCGGTGGCCCAGCAATTGGTGACATTAGATCTAGAATAGTGAGACTTCTTCAAGATGAACAGCTTGTCGAGTTGTTCGGCCACAGGCTGCCTGATGACAAGTTACAGgcgaaaaaagaatggaaCGAAATAGTAGAAGGATCGCATCCCATatggaaaaatatttcggTAGAAGTCAAAGAAATGTGTCGCTCTTTTATCATCCATATGCAAGCggaacttttgaaaaagattaaGCACTCGAATCCGTTTCAATTTGAGAGGGCATCcattggaaattttttcttaactGGCGCTAGATTGTTTTTGGGTTCCCTCGACGCATCCATCGAACTAATGATGAGAATCGGGAGGTGTAGTCCTCTAGTTCATGTTATTCCATGTATAAATACCAATCACACACATCATATTTCGGCTTTGTTAACGAATGGTGAGATGATAACTGGTCAATCACAAATATCGCACCCTTCGAAATCTCTCCCAGAAGATAATGGCATAGCACATTCAGCTAAATTTATTCATTTACTTGGGTCTTACGATGATCATCTGAAAATTCTCTTGGacggtgaagaagaagaagaagaagaagaagcagaagaagagtaTGCCAATCCTATCTATATTCTTCCAGAACTCAAGAACTCACAGTTACATTTCGACAAGCTTGATGAGTCTCAGAATCTACCTGCGCCAGTACATAggattttatatataaaccCATATGGTGAAGAGATCAAACCAATGGGAAATCCGAGGGCTATTTCCAAAGTGAAAAGGGCTGACATGGTTGTTTACTCCATCGGTTCCCTGATGACAAGTTTACTTCCAATCCTTATTCTTGGTAATCTTGCTGAAGTAATTTTGGAATCTAATAATACAAAGAAAGTTTTGCTTATAAATAATAAGTATGATAGAGAGGTCTTCGGTTTAGACGGTTTACACTATGTCCAAATGATCATAGATTCTATGAGCAGGGCAATAGCAGGCTATAGACAGTCAAAGGGTATTTATTCAGAGAATGGTAGCTTCGAATGGCAAGATTTTATTACTGATGTTATTTACTTAAAAAACGGTGAAAtcaaaattgatgaaacaaTATTCAAAAAGCATAATATTAGATGCCACCAGATTGCTTCTTCCGATAAGATGGAAAGTGAAGAACTTGAAAAGGTTCTAAATGAAATTGGCCTCAAAAACTGA
- a CDS encoding uncharacterized protein (similar to YNL019C): MVYSKESRIFVFLLALVISLNVLCHSVDVTTVLTTSTVTEVTVTTAAPQPPNKAETVLNTATNIIQTMQFLFNCAPFKWKGPLKITSCALNFIVLLLTAWGYLLKYLQENKLNSDADMEKMVGLGFGEMVSRVVGKGVGKAFTKMDITQKLVYPFEGGNRQKCLLMTVGENSIVPYHDLSTEICFDRHILDSLSHRNHGSISALDAGSVSTLGLADISSQMSVVSELYTLFGDYTVEVVGGIIKMASALNREGWQREKNGFVVLSRDQPNKMLLSVHMYSSGLL; encoded by the coding sequence ATGGTTTACTCCAAAGAATCAAGGATATTCGTTTTTCTCCTTGCGTTGGTAATCTCGCTAAACGTACTTTGTCACTCGGTCGACGTAACAACCGTATTGACTACGTCAACAGTCACCGAAGTTACCGTCACAACTGCCGCACCACAACCACCAAACAAAGCCGAAACCGTTTTGAATACTGCAACTAATATAATCCAAACCATgcagtttcttttcaactgCGCACCATTCAAGTGGAAGGGCCCTTTGAAAATAACCTCTTGTGCGCTGAACTTTATCGTCCTACTACTCACTGCTTGGGGTTACCTGCTTAAGTACCTACAGGAGAACAAGCTAAATAGCGATGCTgatatggaaaaaatggtaGGACTCGGCTTTGGCGAGATGGTCAGCAGAGTCGTCGGAAAAGGCGTTGGAAAAGCTTTCACTAAAATGGATATCACCCAAAAACTGGTGTATCCATTTGAAGGAGGCAACCGGCAGAAATGTCTGCTGATGACTGTTGGAGAAAACTCGATAGTACCATACCACGATTTGTCTACAGAGATTTGCTTTGATCGCCATATCCTCGACTCACTATCTCATCGCAATCATGGCAGCATTTCTGCTTTGGATGCAGGATCAGTAAGCACCTTGGGGCTGGCGGATATATCATCACAAATGTCCGTTGTAAGCGAATTATACACTCTCTTTGGAGATTATACGGTAGAAGTCGTAGGCGGCATCATCAAAATGGCCTCTGCCCTTAACAGAGAGGGCTGGCAAAGGGAAAAGAACGGATTCGTGGTCTTATCGAGAGATCAGCCTAATAAAATGCTGTTAAGCGTTCATATGTACAGTTCAGGCTTGTTATAA